One Prevotella melaninogenica DNA window includes the following coding sequences:
- a CDS encoding 3'-5' exonuclease, with product MSTVLYNRFDKSKISQLPRVTFPGKIVVVLNEVEAEKAVNYLLSKDIIGIDTETRPVFKKGQRRKVALLQACDRDVCFLFRLNIIGVPDCIKRFLEDTTVPKVGLSLSDDILMLHQRVDFKPGFFIDLQDYVKALGIEDMSLQKLYANVFHERITKREQLSNWENEILNDKQKIYASTDAWTCIKLYERLHELKHSGNYELVVVPPKVKPTPEEARNTSEVTSK from the coding sequence ATGAGTACAGTATTATACAATAGATTTGATAAGAGTAAAATATCACAGTTGCCAAGGGTTACCTTCCCAGGGAAGATAGTCGTTGTCTTAAATGAAGTTGAAGCTGAGAAAGCGGTTAATTATCTGCTTTCTAAGGATATCATCGGCATCGACACGGAGACGCGTCCTGTCTTCAAAAAAGGGCAACGTCGCAAAGTAGCACTCTTGCAGGCTTGCGATCGTGATGTCTGTTTTCTCTTTCGATTAAATATCATAGGTGTACCAGATTGTATTAAACGTTTTCTTGAAGATACAACAGTGCCAAAGGTGGGACTCTCATTGAGTGATGATATCTTGATGTTACATCAGCGTGTAGACTTTAAACCAGGTTTTTTTATCGACCTCCAAGACTATGTTAAGGCGTTGGGTATTGAAGATATGAGCCTTCAGAAACTTTATGCTAATGTTTTCCATGAGCGTATCACGAAGCGTGAACAGTTATCGAACTGGGAGAATGAGATATTGAATGACAAGCAGAAAATCTATGCTTCTACAGATGCTTGGACATGTATTAAACTCTATGAGCGTCTGCATGAATTGAAACATAGTGGTAATTACGAACTCGTAGTAGTCCCTCCCAAGGTAAAACCCACACCAGAAGAAGCGAGGAATACATCAGAAGTGACATCAAAATAA
- a CDS encoding class I SAM-dependent rRNA methyltransferase has protein sequence MYKQVYLKRGKEESLLRYHPWIFSGAINKIEEGLEEGDIVRVMTHEKKFIAVGHFQIGSIAVRVLSFHDVKIDDKFWESRLKAAFQVRQAIGVIREESTGVGLFPNTTYRLVHGEGDNLPGLIIDIYGKTAVMQAHSVGMHVCREEIAKALVKVMGDKLDSIYYKSETTLPFKADLGQENGFIYGETDNNIAIENGLKFHIDWLKGQKTGFFIDQRENRSLLEYYAKGRSVLNMFCYTGGFSVYAMRGGAEVVHSVDSSAKAIELTNKNVELNFPNDSRHEAICEDAFKYLDDNDGKYDLIILDPPAFAKHRSALKNGLRGYTRLNVKGFEKIKPGGILFTFSCSQVVTKDNFRQAVFTAAAQAGRKVRILHQIHQPADHPINIYHPEGEYLKGLVLYVE, from the coding sequence ATGTATAAGCAAGTATATTTGAAAAGGGGCAAAGAAGAGAGTCTTCTTCGTTACCATCCATGGATTTTCTCAGGTGCTATCAACAAGATTGAAGAAGGACTTGAGGAAGGCGATATTGTGCGTGTTATGACGCATGAAAAGAAGTTTATTGCTGTCGGGCACTTCCAAATTGGTTCTATTGCAGTCCGTGTTCTCTCGTTCCACGACGTAAAGATAGATGATAAGTTTTGGGAAAGTCGTTTGAAAGCGGCTTTTCAAGTTCGTCAGGCTATTGGTGTTATTCGGGAAGAATCAACAGGAGTAGGACTGTTCCCAAACACAACTTATCGTCTTGTTCATGGTGAGGGCGACAATCTTCCTGGATTGATTATTGATATATATGGCAAGACTGCTGTTATGCAAGCTCATTCAGTTGGTATGCATGTATGCCGTGAGGAGATTGCGAAAGCCCTTGTTAAGGTGATGGGCGATAAGTTGGATAGCATCTATTATAAGAGTGAAACAACTCTTCCTTTTAAGGCGGACCTTGGTCAGGAGAATGGTTTTATCTATGGAGAAACTGACAATAACATTGCGATTGAGAATGGCTTAAAGTTCCATATAGACTGGTTGAAAGGTCAGAAAACTGGTTTCTTCATTGATCAGCGTGAGAACCGCTCTCTCTTGGAGTATTATGCGAAGGGAAGAAGTGTACTAAATATGTTCTGTTACACGGGCGGCTTCTCTGTTTATGCTATGCGTGGCGGTGCAGAAGTGGTGCATTCTGTGGATAGTTCTGCTAAGGCTATTGAATTGACGAATAAGAATGTTGAACTTAATTTCCCTAATGATTCACGCCATGAGGCAATCTGTGAGGATGCTTTTAAATATCTTGATGACAACGATGGTAAGTATGATCTTATTATTCTCGACCCACCAGCCTTCGCAAAACATCGTAGTGCTTTGAAGAATGGATTGCGTGGTTATACTCGATTGAACGTCAAAGGCTTTGAAAAGATTAAGCCAGGAGGAATCTTGTTTACCTTCAGTTGTTCGCAGGTAGTAACTAAAGATAATTTCAGACAGGCTGTCTTCACCGCTGCTGCACAAGCAGGACGTAAGGTGCGCATCCTGCATCAGATTCATCAACCTGCTGACCATCCAATTAACATTTATCATCCAGAAGGCGAATATTTGAAGGGATTAGTCCTTTATGTTGAATAA
- the tilS gene encoding tRNA lysidine(34) synthetase TilS has protein sequence MLNKVKRFIASEHLLRVDALYLVALSGGADSVTLLLCLKELGYRVEAVHCNFHLRGEESLRDEQFCEELCQREDIPFHKAHFDTQAYADLHKVSIEMAARELRYRYFFQLKEALSADGVCVGHHKEDSVETILINLVRGTGLNGLMGIRPRNNDVIRPLLCVTRQEIEDYLQKYAVSFVIDSTNLVDDVVRNKIRLNVLPQLSEINPSVTDTILTTANHLSEVDAIVQKSLKEALGKAVSFINPVTQVSLNSLSNEPFQLDLSVVRAFPSPSYFLFHVLKPLGFSSSQIAEMVSHLDGQIGQLWYSSTHELTHDRGFFMVLPREEAEPRELVIPETGRYVYDEQLSLRLTERALSPSSNVSYSKNPMIVDLDAASIRFPLTLRRVAEGNRFTPLGMRGTQLVSDFLTNLKRNRFEKRNQLVLFDATGTILWVLGLRINDCFKLTPQSSSCLQIEIL, from the coding sequence ATGTTGAATAAAGTCAAACGATTCATAGCCTCTGAGCATCTGCTACGGGTAGATGCTCTTTATTTAGTAGCGCTGTCTGGAGGTGCAGATAGTGTTACCCTTTTGCTTTGTCTCAAGGAGTTGGGCTATCGTGTTGAGGCTGTTCATTGCAATTTCCACCTACGTGGAGAGGAGAGTTTGAGGGATGAACAGTTTTGTGAGGAGTTATGTCAACGTGAGGATATCCCATTCCATAAAGCCCATTTTGATACGCAGGCTTATGCCGACTTGCATAAGGTGAGTATTGAGATGGCAGCGCGTGAACTGCGTTATCGTTATTTCTTTCAGTTGAAAGAGGCGTTGAGTGCTGATGGTGTTTGTGTGGGACATCATAAAGAAGACTCTGTCGAAACGATTCTTATTAACCTTGTTCGAGGAACAGGGCTTAATGGTTTGATGGGTATTCGTCCTCGTAATAATGATGTTATCCGCCCTTTGCTATGTGTGACACGCCAAGAAATTGAAGATTATCTCCAAAAGTATGCTGTTTCTTTTGTTATTGATAGCACTAATCTTGTAGATGATGTGGTACGGAATAAGATTCGGTTGAATGTTCTTCCACAGTTATCTGAGATTAATCCGTCGGTTACGGATACTATCCTTACTACTGCTAATCATCTCTCTGAGGTAGATGCTATTGTGCAGAAGTCGCTCAAAGAGGCTTTGGGAAAGGCTGTTAGCTTTATCAATCCTGTGACTCAAGTTAGTTTAAACAGTTTAAGTAATGAGCCTTTCCAACTCGACTTGTCAGTTGTTCGAGCATTTCCTTCTCCTTCTTATTTCCTTTTTCATGTGCTTAAACCGCTTGGCTTTTCATCTTCTCAGATAGCCGAGATGGTTTCACATCTTGATGGTCAGATAGGGCAGTTGTGGTATTCGTCAACACATGAACTTACTCATGATCGTGGATTCTTTATGGTTTTGCCTCGCGAGGAAGCTGAACCACGTGAGCTTGTAATCCCTGAAACAGGGCGTTATGTCTATGATGAGCAACTGTCTCTTCGACTGACTGAACGAGCGTTATCGCCATCTTCAAACGTTTCTTATTCAAAGAATCCTATGATTGTTGACCTTGATGCAGCTTCTATACGTTTCCCATTGACATTACGGCGTGTTGCAGAAGGCAATCGTTTTACTCCTCTTGGAATGCGTGGAACTCAGCTTGTGAGTGATTTCCTTACCAATCTCAAGCGTAACCGCTTTGAGAAACGTAACCAGTTAGTACTCTTTGATGCCACTGGTACTATCCTTTGGGTGCTCGGTCTTCGTATCAATGATTGTTTTAAGTTGACCCCACAGAGCAGTTCTTGCCTACAGATTGAGATTTTGTAA
- a CDS encoding outer membrane beta-barrel family protein translates to MAQQTVTFSIQQQTKEPIDAATIIISNQKTGKVIANGLTETDGKFNYTLIDGSYQLYCGAIGCRDTTILFSIPNNNSIYNIYLYPDGTELKDVIVTTRKQHSLIKMESGKIRISVAESYLANLGNSLDVLRHTPSVRLDNKGNLSLSALGNAAVYVNGKRIRLQGEMLTAYLRTIPSSNIASITTSTNPDASYDSEGASGIIDIKLKDNNERGLYISTSHGMSFWNHIRQSSDFSMTYNKQTWQLGINYSHNIGHYDMKYGTNRIQEGDRNFSETDDTDKRNTYAGGLAFVFQPNKKHKLMLNTSVDALTGPGMTVTTTWIYKGRDTLHEILKARNDYTKQENTKYTTGIGYQFNITEQQTITANADWIHVDVVSNNNQPNAFYSPNGTLLREDDYPAKSKKKINIISSAIDYKLKNSHDGELLTGIKAAKVESNNRFGFYAKGVLDNTRSNRFTYQESNLEGYIQYAQKWKHIQATAGMRIEYMQTIGTLESYLDGKLMEENKNNHTRLFPNLSISYDFNDKAKLTLAYSKRQDKARYEDLNPIEYLLDELTYWKGNPFIQPQINHRVSLDYTKNNLSVTLSYNQLNNYFTQLPDAYKKDCIVMTTKNIGKQKQLALDLIYNKRLTSWWDVSANIGAYYFINHLDYESYREDYRRPSCNLSLSNDIQLPAKVRMELSARYASKRQGRSYEVLKPNGGIDIGLSKRLLRDRLSLSLMITDLLHTERWDSYGRKGALDLDIWGHSESRQVIFRVHYNFGSSKFETGKNKVKEAERL, encoded by the coding sequence ATGGCTCAACAGACCGTAACCTTTAGTATCCAACAACAAACAAAGGAACCTATTGATGCTGCAACAATTATCATTTCTAATCAGAAAACAGGAAAAGTAATTGCCAATGGACTTACCGAGACAGACGGAAAGTTTAACTACACCCTCATAGATGGTAGTTATCAACTATACTGCGGAGCCATCGGATGCCGTGATACTACTATTCTTTTCTCCATTCCGAATAATAACTCCATTTACAACATCTATTTATATCCTGACGGTACAGAGCTGAAAGACGTTATTGTCACAACCCGCAAACAACACTCACTCATCAAAATGGAAAGTGGGAAGATACGCATTTCAGTTGCAGAATCCTATCTTGCCAATCTTGGCAACTCTTTAGATGTTCTGCGCCACACCCCAAGTGTAAGGCTTGATAATAAAGGAAATCTATCGCTTTCTGCACTTGGCAATGCCGCCGTTTATGTGAACGGAAAACGCATACGACTTCAAGGCGAGATGCTTACAGCCTACCTGCGCACTATTCCATCTTCTAACATTGCAAGCATAACTACTTCAACCAACCCTGATGCAAGTTATGATTCAGAAGGAGCAAGTGGTATTATAGACATAAAACTAAAAGACAACAACGAACGAGGACTTTACATTTCGACCTCTCATGGTATGTCTTTTTGGAATCACATACGCCAAAGTTCTGATTTTAGTATGACTTATAACAAACAGACATGGCAGCTGGGCATCAACTATAGTCATAACATTGGACACTATGACATGAAATATGGTACTAACAGAATACAAGAAGGAGACCGAAACTTCTCGGAAACCGATGATACAGACAAGCGAAACACTTACGCAGGGGGACTGGCTTTTGTATTCCAACCTAACAAGAAACACAAACTTATGCTGAACACATCAGTTGATGCCTTAACAGGTCCCGGAATGACAGTAACAACTACTTGGATATATAAAGGTAGAGACACGCTTCATGAAATACTTAAAGCAAGGAATGATTATACCAAACAAGAGAACACAAAATATACGACAGGCATAGGCTATCAGTTTAATATTACAGAACAGCAGACCATCACTGCAAATGCAGACTGGATTCACGTTGATGTTGTGAGTAATAACAATCAGCCCAATGCGTTTTACTCTCCAAATGGAACATTACTAAGAGAAGACGACTATCCAGCTAAATCCAAGAAGAAAATAAACATCATCTCATCTGCTATCGACTATAAACTAAAGAATAGTCATGACGGAGAACTCCTTACAGGTATTAAAGCTGCTAAGGTGGAAAGTAACAATCGCTTTGGCTTCTATGCAAAAGGTGTGCTTGACAACACAAGGTCTAACAGGTTTACCTACCAAGAGTCGAACCTTGAAGGCTATATACAATATGCCCAGAAATGGAAACATATACAGGCAACTGCAGGTATGCGGATTGAATATATGCAGACTATCGGGACTTTAGAATCCTATTTGGACGGAAAACTGATGGAGGAGAATAAGAACAATCACACAAGACTCTTTCCTAATCTTTCCATCAGTTATGACTTTAACGACAAAGCAAAGCTTACACTTGCCTACAGTAAACGGCAAGACAAAGCAAGATACGAAGACCTTAACCCCATTGAATATCTGTTAGATGAACTAACCTATTGGAAAGGGAATCCATTTATTCAGCCACAAATAAATCATAGGGTATCTTTAGATTACACAAAGAATAATCTTAGTGTAACGCTCTCTTATAATCAGCTAAACAATTATTTTACGCAGCTTCCCGATGCATACAAGAAAGACTGCATAGTCATGACAACCAAGAATATTGGTAAACAGAAGCAGCTGGCACTTGACCTTATCTATAACAAACGTCTCACCTCATGGTGGGATGTCAGTGCAAACATCGGTGCTTACTACTTTATCAACCATCTTGATTATGAATCTTATAGAGAAGACTACCGTCGCCCCTCATGTAACCTTTCACTTTCAAACGACATACAACTACCTGCAAAAGTTCGTATGGAACTGTCTGCAAGATACGCAAGTAAACGACAAGGCAGAAGTTATGAGGTCCTCAAACCAAATGGAGGTATAGATATTGGACTGAGTAAACGATTACTCCGAGACAGACTCTCCCTATCTTTAATGATTACCGACCTACTCCACACTGAGCGTTGGGATAGCTATGGACGTAAGGGAGCATTAGATTTAGACATTTGGGGGCACAGCGAAAGTCGCCAAGTTATCTTCCGTGTACATTACAACTTCGGAAGTAGTAAGTTTGAAACAGGTAAGAACAAAGTAAAAGAGGCAGAGCGTCTGTAG
- a CDS encoding sensor histidine kinase — protein sequence MKKKTIWTIAIIMGLSFLGLLLLQLNYIEEMAEMKKEQFDESVNRALYQASRNMELNETLRYLEDDVNKKERSQDEEPNTDKDKSTAAHQVPVTDNQGEAYTSFEAKLLQAKPSLTPKAMILRNDSSTLSATKRNMQEIVRNRYVYQKAMLEEVIYNILYSASDKPLRNRINFKLLDQDLKAEMMNNGINIPYHFTVTTQDGREVYKCPDYVSDGEENTYSQVLFRNDPVNRMGVVKVHFPQMNNYIFSSVRFMIPSIIFTFVLLVTFIFTIVTIFRQKRYSEIKNDFINNMTHELKTPIASISLAAQMMNDKTLTKSPKMIEHLGGVINDESKRLRFLVEKVLQMSMYDRKKAVLKKKYTDLNEMVETIAHSFSLRVEHTGGKVYTEIEAVDSLMYVDEMHFQNVIFNLLDNAVKYAKPDEPLDVYLKTWNTNENLYLSIRDTGQGIKKENLKKIFDKFYRVHTGNLHDVKGFGLGLAYVKKMVDLHEGEIKVLSEYGKGTKFVIKLPVIRDEEDEE from the coding sequence ATGAAGAAGAAAACAATTTGGACAATAGCCATAATCATGGGACTCTCGTTCCTTGGTTTGCTTCTGCTCCAGCTCAACTACATTGAAGAGATGGCTGAGATGAAGAAGGAACAGTTTGATGAATCCGTCAACCGTGCCCTCTATCAGGCTTCTCGCAATATGGAGTTGAATGAGACTCTTCGTTATTTGGAGGATGATGTAAACAAGAAGGAACGTTCACAAGATGAAGAGCCGAATACAGATAAAGATAAATCTACTGCTGCTCATCAAGTTCCTGTCACGGATAATCAAGGTGAGGCATATACCTCATTTGAGGCAAAGTTGCTTCAAGCAAAGCCTTCTTTGACACCAAAGGCAATGATTCTTCGCAATGATAGTAGTACACTGTCTGCTACAAAACGTAACATGCAGGAGATTGTTCGTAACCGTTATGTCTATCAGAAAGCAATGTTGGAAGAGGTGATATACAATATCCTGTATTCTGCTTCAGATAAGCCATTGCGCAATAGAATTAACTTCAAGCTGTTGGATCAGGACTTAAAGGCGGAGATGATGAACAATGGAATCAATATTCCTTATCATTTCACAGTGACGACACAGGATGGGCGTGAGGTATATAAATGTCCTGATTATGTAAGTGATGGTGAGGAGAATACTTATTCTCAGGTGTTGTTCCGCAATGACCCTGTAAACAGAATGGGTGTTGTAAAGGTTCATTTCCCACAGATGAACAACTACATCTTCTCCAGTGTACGGTTTATGATTCCGTCAATCATCTTTACATTCGTGCTATTGGTTACCTTTATCTTCACAATCGTGACTATCTTCCGACAGAAACGTTACAGTGAGATAAAGAATGACTTTATCAATAACATGACGCACGAGCTCAAAACGCCTATCGCAAGTATCTCTCTGGCTGCTCAGATGATGAACGATAAGACATTGACAAAGAGTCCAAAGATGATAGAACACTTAGGAGGTGTTATCAATGATGAGTCAAAACGTCTGCGTTTCCTTGTTGAGAAGGTACTCCAGATGAGTATGTACGACCGCAAGAAGGCAGTGTTAAAGAAGAAATATACCGACCTTAATGAGATGGTTGAGACGATTGCTCATTCCTTCAGTTTGCGTGTTGAGCATACAGGTGGTAAGGTTTATACAGAGATTGAAGCGGTTGACTCGCTCATGTATGTTGATGAAATGCATTTTCAGAATGTTATTTTTAACCTCTTGGATAACGCCGTTAAATATGCAAAACCAGACGAACCATTAGATGTTTATCTGAAGACATGGAATACAAATGAGAACCTCTATCTTTCAATACGTGACACGGGTCAAGGTATAAAGAAGGAGAACTTAAAGAAAATCTTTGATAAGTTCTATCGTGTTCACACAGGAAACCTCCATGATGTCAAAGGCTTTGGATTAGGATTGGCATACGTAAAGAAGATGGTTGACCTCCATGAAGGTGAGATTAAGGTGCTGAGCGAGTATGGTAAAGGAACAAAATTTGTCATTAAACTCCCCGTAATAAGGGATGAGGAAGATGAAGAGTAA
- a CDS encoding response regulator transcription factor, whose translation MDDKLKILLCEDDENLGTLLSEYLQAKGYQADLCPDGEVGYKAFLKNKYDICVLDVMMPKKDGFTLAQEIRQANAEVPIIFLTAKQLKEDILEGFKIGADDYITKPFSMEELVFRIEAILRRVRGKKTKESTMYTIGRFTFDTQKQLLTLDNNPEKATKLTTKENELLALLCAHSNEILQRDYALKTIWIDDNYFNARSMDVYITKLRKHLKPDPQVEIINIHGKGYKLIVPDEQ comes from the coding sequence ATGGATGATAAACTGAAAATTCTGTTGTGTGAAGATGATGAGAATCTCGGAACACTGTTGAGTGAATATCTGCAGGCAAAAGGCTATCAGGCTGACCTTTGCCCTGATGGTGAGGTTGGATATAAAGCTTTCTTGAAGAACAAGTATGATATCTGCGTGCTTGATGTTATGATGCCAAAGAAAGATGGTTTCACACTTGCGCAGGAGATTCGTCAGGCAAATGCAGAAGTTCCAATCATCTTCCTTACTGCAAAACAGTTGAAAGAGGATATCTTGGAAGGTTTCAAGATTGGTGCTGATGATTATATCACTAAGCCATTCTCTATGGAAGAACTCGTATTCCGTATTGAGGCAATCCTTCGTCGTGTAAGAGGAAAAAAGACCAAGGAGTCAACAATGTACACTATTGGTCGTTTCACCTTTGATACACAAAAGCAGTTGCTTACCTTAGATAACAACCCTGAGAAGGCAACTAAGCTTACAACAAAGGAGAATGAATTGCTTGCTTTGCTTTGCGCACACTCTAATGAGATTCTTCAGCGTGATTATGCTTTGAAGACTATTTGGATTGACGATAACTACTTCAATGCACGTTCAATGGATGTTTATATCACTAAGTTGCGTAAGCATTTGAAGCCAGACCCACAGGTTGAGATTATCAATATTCACGGTAAGGGTTATAAACTCATCGTACCAGACGAGCAGTAA
- the nadB gene encoding L-aspartate oxidase produces the protein MIHKFDFLVIGSGIAGMSYALSVANSGKGKVALVCKTSLDEANTAKAQGGIAAVTNLAIDNFEKHINDTMVAGDYISDPLAVRQVVCNAPEAIKALVNWGVNFDKHKDGTYDLHREGGHSDFRILHHADDTGFEIQRGLMDAVRVNPNITVFENHYAVEIITQHHLGIKVTRRTPDIECYGAYILNPETKKVDTFLSKVTLMATGGVGAVYAMTSNPVIATGDGIAMVYRAKGTVKDMEFVQFHPTVLYNPSETHPAFLITEAMRGYGGVLRLPDGQEFMQKYDKRLSLAPRDIVARAIDHEMKIHGLNHVCLDVTHKDAEETKHHFPHIYEKCLSIGIDITKEYIPVCPSAHYICGGIKVDLNAESSIHRLYAVGECSCTGLHGGNRLASNSLIEAVVYAKSAAEHTLRMIDNYDFNTNIPEWNDEGTMTNEEHVLITQSIKEVGEIMSNYVGIVRSDLRLKRAWARLDLLYEETESLFKRVTATKDICELRNMINVGYLITRQAIERKESRGLHYTVDYPKHAYDEK, from the coding sequence ATGATACACAAATTTGATTTCCTGGTTATCGGCAGCGGTATAGCAGGAATGAGTTATGCACTGAGTGTGGCAAATAGTGGTAAGGGAAAGGTTGCCCTTGTTTGCAAAACTTCTTTGGACGAAGCCAATACGGCTAAAGCACAAGGAGGAATAGCAGCAGTAACGAACCTTGCCATTGACAATTTTGAAAAGCACATCAACGATACTATGGTCGCTGGTGATTATATTTCTGACCCTTTAGCTGTAAGACAAGTTGTGTGTAATGCGCCAGAAGCTATCAAGGCGCTTGTTAACTGGGGTGTAAATTTTGATAAGCATAAAGACGGTACATACGACCTACATCGTGAAGGAGGGCACAGCGACTTTCGTATTCTTCATCATGCTGATGATACAGGCTTTGAGATACAGCGTGGATTGATGGATGCGGTGAGAGTTAACCCAAATATTACAGTCTTCGAAAATCACTATGCTGTTGAGATTATCACGCAACACCACTTGGGTATAAAGGTGACACGCAGAACGCCAGATATAGAATGTTATGGTGCGTATATCCTCAATCCTGAAACGAAAAAGGTAGATACCTTCTTAAGTAAGGTAACACTCATGGCTACAGGTGGAGTAGGGGCAGTCTATGCAATGACATCTAATCCTGTGATAGCTACTGGCGATGGTATAGCAATGGTTTATCGAGCCAAGGGAACAGTAAAGGATATGGAGTTCGTACAGTTCCACCCGACGGTTCTTTATAATCCTTCTGAAACGCATCCAGCATTTCTGATTACTGAGGCTATGCGTGGCTATGGTGGGGTGTTGCGACTTCCTGACGGTCAAGAGTTCATGCAGAAGTATGATAAACGTCTTTCTCTTGCTCCACGTGATATCGTTGCTCGAGCTATCGACCATGAGATGAAGATTCACGGACTAAATCATGTTTGTCTTGATGTAACACATAAAGATGCTGAAGAAACGAAGCATCATTTTCCACATATTTATGAGAAATGTTTGAGCATTGGGATTGATATAACAAAGGAATATATCCCCGTTTGTCCAAGTGCTCACTATATCTGTGGGGGTATAAAGGTCGATTTGAATGCAGAAAGCTCTATTCATAGACTCTATGCCGTTGGTGAATGTTCATGTACGGGATTGCATGGAGGAAACCGACTTGCCAGCAACTCGCTGATAGAAGCAGTCGTCTATGCTAAGTCTGCAGCGGAACATACTCTACGGATGATAGACAACTATGACTTTAACACAAATATTCCTGAGTGGAACGATGAAGGCACAATGACCAATGAAGAGCATGTTTTAATCACACAGAGTATTAAGGAAGTTGGCGAAATCATGAGCAACTATGTTGGTATTGTTCGAAGTGATTTACGTTTGAAGCGTGCTTGGGCAAGACTCGACTTATTGTATGAGGAGACAGAAAGCCTCTTTAAGCGCGTGACGGCAACGAAGGATATATGCGAACTTCGTAATATGATAAATGTCGGTTATCTGATAACAAGACAAGCCATAGAGCGAAAGGAAAGTCGAGGATTGCACTACACGGTAGATTATCCGAAGCATGCATATGACGAGAAGTAG
- the nadA gene encoding quinolinate synthase NadA, whose amino-acid sequence MIDKKWLEQGFIDEPIPEGTDVKAEIRRMCKEKNALIMAHYYTEGVIQELADFVGDSLALAQKAATTDADIIVMCGVHFMGETNKILCPEKTILVPDLNASCSLAESCPADEFEKFVKAHPNHTVVSYVNTTAATKAVTDVVVTSSNAKQIVESLPKDTPIIFGPDRNLGHYISEQTGREMLLWDGACEVHDRFSVEKIQQLKREHPAAKVLAHPECPPTVLCLADKVGSTSALLKYSVENDAQEFIVVTESGILVEMQRLAPQKTFIPAPPNDSDSPCNECEYMKYITLRKLYNCLKYEWPAIEVEPEMAKKAVKSIHRMLDISNRLGL is encoded by the coding sequence ATGATAGATAAAAAATGGCTGGAACAGGGCTTTATAGATGAACCTATTCCTGAAGGGACTGATGTAAAGGCTGAAATACGCAGGATGTGTAAAGAGAAGAATGCGCTTATCATGGCACATTATTATACAGAAGGCGTAATTCAAGAGTTGGCAGATTTCGTAGGAGATAGTTTGGCTTTGGCACAAAAGGCTGCTACTACAGATGCCGATATAATTGTTATGTGCGGCGTACATTTCATGGGTGAGACGAATAAAATCTTATGTCCAGAGAAGACAATACTCGTCCCTGACCTTAACGCCTCTTGTTCTTTGGCAGAGAGTTGTCCAGCCGATGAGTTTGAGAAGTTTGTAAAAGCACACCCTAATCATACCGTGGTAAGCTATGTCAATACAACTGCAGCAACCAAAGCTGTGACAGATGTTGTGGTGACGAGCAGTAATGCAAAACAGATTGTTGAGTCTTTACCAAAGGATACTCCTATCATTTTTGGACCAGATAGGAACTTAGGACATTATATCAGCGAGCAAACAGGACGTGAGATGTTGCTTTGGGATGGTGCATGTGAAGTTCATGATAGATTCTCTGTAGAGAAGATTCAGCAGTTAAAACGCGAGCATCCAGCAGCAAAAGTACTGGCTCATCCTGAATGTCCACCTACTGTCCTCTGCTTAGCTGATAAGGTTGGAAGTACATCTGCCTTATTGAAGTATAGTGTTGAGAATGATGCTCAGGAGTTTATAGTGGTGACGGAGAGTGGTATTCTTGTTGAAATGCAGCGATTGGCTCCACAAAAAACCTTTATCCCTGCCCCTCCTAATGATAGCGATAGCCCTTGTAACGAGTGTGAGTATATGAAATATATTACTTTGAGGAAGCTGTATAATTGCTTGAAGTATGAGTGGCCTGCTATTGAAGTTGAGCCAGAAATGGCAAAGAAGGCTGTCAAATCAATTCATAGAATGTTGGATATTTCAAACAGATTAGGTTTATAA